The Lacrimispora xylanolytica genome has a segment encoding these proteins:
- a CDS encoding recombinase family protein — translation MESIQENRIYHGAIYIRLSKEDGDKQESNSVGNQRELILSFLKTKPEIVVCSERIDDGYSGVSFERPAIKALFEDIKAGIIDCVIVKDLSRFGRNYIETGRYIEQVFPFLGVRFIAINDGFDSKISQSQTDGIIIPFKNLMNDAYSRDISVKVRSQIKVRYSRGEYIGAFPVYGYVRSKEDKHKLVIDEFAAMTVRDIFKWKIKGYSNQKIAERLNAAGILSPLEYKRMLGWAFSTTFKLKPVAKWSAQAVSRILENEIYTGNMVQGKESSPNYKVKKKFKKPRSEWAIVENTHDGIITKEDFFLVRRIISTDTRTAPEQKELYLFSGILTCGECGKSMIRRPVKSGGKTYIYYICRTNKIDKTRCSNANRIGELRLKACVQEVIRQEINIFSKADDILTYMDTLPGKDNEVTKYCKRLEKKREEYEYYQNLIMGLYDDYKKEILNRENYNSMKSVYETIIDEICQTIGVLEEGLKELLENNNSKNQWLEEFRDIKNITEINRSLLLFFVKEIVVSNKNYIQIIFNFRNEITVPMGVEGDGQNK, via the coding sequence GTGGAATCAATTCAGGAAAACAGAATATATCACGGCGCTATATATATCCGGTTATCCAAAGAAGATGGAGATAAACAGGAAAGCAATAGTGTTGGAAATCAACGGGAGTTGATTCTTTCATTTTTAAAAACGAAACCAGAAATAGTGGTATGCTCGGAACGCATCGATGATGGTTATAGTGGGGTATCCTTTGAACGGCCTGCGATCAAAGCGTTATTTGAAGACATAAAGGCAGGAATCATTGATTGTGTCATTGTAAAGGATTTATCCCGCTTCGGCAGAAATTATATAGAAACAGGAAGATACATAGAACAGGTCTTTCCTTTTTTAGGGGTCAGATTCATAGCCATTAATGACGGATTTGACAGCAAAATATCACAAAGTCAAACGGATGGAATTATAATTCCTTTTAAAAATCTAATGAACGATGCCTATAGCCGTGACATTTCCGTAAAAGTAAGGAGCCAGATAAAAGTCAGATATTCCCGGGGCGAATATATCGGTGCCTTTCCAGTTTATGGGTACGTCCGTTCAAAGGAGGATAAACATAAGCTGGTAATTGATGAGTTTGCAGCAATGACAGTGCGTGATATTTTTAAATGGAAAATCAAGGGGTACAGCAACCAGAAGATTGCAGAGCGTTTGAATGCAGCAGGAATATTATCACCTCTGGAATATAAGCGGATGCTAGGCTGGGCATTCAGTACAACCTTTAAGCTTAAGCCCGTAGCCAAATGGTCAGCCCAGGCCGTAAGCCGTATTTTGGAAAATGAGATATATACGGGCAACATGGTTCAGGGAAAGGAAAGCTCTCCTAATTATAAGGTGAAAAAGAAATTCAAAAAACCAAGATCAGAATGGGCAATTGTGGAAAACACCCATGATGGAATTATTACAAAAGAAGACTTTTTCCTTGTCAGACGAATCATTTCTACAGATACCAGAACAGCTCCGGAGCAAAAAGAACTATATCTTTTTTCCGGCATATTAACATGCGGGGAATGTGGAAAAAGCATGATACGAAGACCAGTAAAATCTGGTGGTAAGACATACATCTATTATATATGCAGAACAAACAAAATAGATAAAACAAGATGCAGCAACGCAAACAGGATTGGTGAGCTTCGACTTAAGGCCTGTGTTCAGGAGGTCATAAGGCAGGAAATTAATATCTTCAGTAAGGCAGACGACATCCTTACCTATATGGATACCCTTCCAGGGAAAGATAATGAGGTTACAAAGTATTGTAAGCGATTGGAAAAGAAACGAGAAGAGTATGAGTATTACCAGAACCTGATTATGGGGTTATATGATGATTATAAAAAAGAGATTTTAAACAGGGAAAATTATAATAGTATGAAATCCGTCTATGAAACAATCATAGACGAGATTTGCCAGACCATAGGAGTATTGGAAGAAGGTTTAAAAGAACTTTTAGAAAATAATAATTCCAAGAATCAATGGCTGGAAGAATTCAGAGACATAAAGAACATCACAGAGATCAATCGTTCTCTGCTTCTTTTTTTCGTAAAAGAGATTGTGGTATCAAATAAGAACTATATCCAGATTATTTTTAATTTTAGGAATGAAATTACGGTACCCATGGGAGTTGAAGGAGATGGCCAGAACAAATAG
- a CDS encoding LrgB family protein → MSNTINGFLFFGAVISLLGYELGIQLKRRFKSPLFNPLLISILIVMALLSIFNIEYEVYNQSAKYISYLLTPATICLAIPLYRQMELLKKHSKAILAGTLTGVITTMVTVLLLAMVFGLNHQEYVTFLPKSITTAIAMGISEEMKGFVTITVASIIITGILGSIIAETVCKIFHITEPVAVGIAIGSSAHAIGTTKALELGEIEGAMSSLAIATSGLCTVVFASFFANLY, encoded by the coding sequence ATGAGTAATACAATCAATGGTTTTTTATTTTTTGGGGCTGTTATCAGCCTTCTGGGTTATGAATTAGGAATCCAACTAAAAAGAAGGTTTAAATCCCCTCTTTTTAACCCACTGTTAATATCCATTCTGATCGTTATGGCTCTTCTCTCTATATTTAATATTGAATATGAGGTATATAACCAGAGTGCAAAATATATCAGCTATCTTCTTACCCCAGCTACTATCTGTCTCGCCATTCCCTTATATCGACAGATGGAACTGCTTAAGAAACATTCCAAGGCTATTTTAGCCGGAACCTTGACTGGGGTCATCACTACCATGGTTACAGTACTGCTTCTTGCTATGGTATTTGGGCTTAATCATCAGGAGTACGTGACATTTTTACCAAAATCCATTACAACTGCTATCGCTATGGGAATTTCTGAGGAGATGAAAGGATTTGTTACGATTACCGTTGCCAGTATCATCATCACAGGAATTCTTGGAAGTATCATTGCCGAAACTGTATGTAAGATATTCCATATCACGGAACCGGTTGCAGTAGGTATTGCCATCGGATCCTCTGCCCACGCCATTGGAACTACTAAGGCGCTGGAACTAGGGGAAATAGAAGGGGCAATGAGCAGCCTTGCCATCGCCACATCCGGGCTTTGTACGGTGGTGTTTGCATCGTTTTTTGCTAACTTATATTAA
- a CDS encoding DUF2752 domain-containing protein — translation MSTKDKKNQLYILFLLVCFVIYCVILYALTGGLCAFRGLLGIPCPGCGGSRAILSLAKGNIKQCMELNPAAPFVFLCIVNEIRVTYLKKGNKKLAGILLSASIIGSLILYVVRMKLYFPYREPYVFYPNSLLMRILESLH, via the coding sequence ATGAGTACGAAAGATAAAAAGAATCAGTTATACATCTTGTTTTTGTTGGTTTGTTTTGTTATTTATTGCGTAATATTGTACGCTTTAACCGGGGGACTGTGTGCATTCCGGGGGTTACTGGGGATTCCCTGTCCTGGATGTGGAGGGTCAAGAGCCATTCTATCTCTGGCAAAAGGAAATATAAAACAATGTATGGAGCTTAATCCCGCTGCTCCTTTTGTATTTCTTTGCATCGTAAATGAAATACGTGTAACCTATTTGAAAAAAGGTAATAAAAAGCTGGCTGGAATTCTGCTTTCCGCCAGTATCATAGGTTCTCTGATTTTGTATGTCGTCCGTATGAAACTTTATTTTCCTTACCGGGAGCCATATGTATTCTATCCTAATAGCCTGCTAATGCGAATTTTAGAAAGTCTGCATTAA
- a CDS encoding recombinase family protein translates to MARTNRNNQEVLKETVEKNFLTAIYARLSIEDNGIDSDSIENQVYYLEKYVKEHKELKLISTYCDNGLTGTNFDRPGFHAMLDDIKSSKINCVVVKDLSRFGRNYMETGNYLENIFPYLGVRFISVNDSYDSQKATSNEGLSLSLKNVYHHIYAKDISKKVCTLLDVKKKKGLFLGRFAPYGYKKSDMNPRQLEIEEKTASVVREIFFLRMSGLGAVKIARKLNDNGIPCQTRRLYHMGLLKGTSGEANALWSGSSIVSILENPVYCGCMVERKTEQSYYKGGRKQMIPKDQWNYIENTHEPIIDWELFAKVQALLEESRQSRKNKGGNHREDTENPLKGLIVCGCCQGKMIRDSGYFNQDGNLIHHRFICRRKYLKQLGCEAESVLEADLLSMVTESVTKQLNVLVSPGCHEQSNIVFDTTRKLEQNQAAFLGRDIKELEQYQNYKRGLLSKEEYVSIQRKWEEEKEILEKEKVRLKNQQAEEKQKEAERIKADETRDMWKYLIDRIVVCQHWVEIHYTFCSEYDQPLA, encoded by the coding sequence ATGGCCAGAACAAATAGAAACAATCAGGAGGTTTTAAAAGAGACCGTTGAAAAAAACTTTTTAACAGCCATTTATGCCCGCCTTTCCATAGAGGACAATGGGATTGACAGTGATTCCATTGAAAATCAGGTGTACTATCTAGAAAAATATGTGAAGGAGCATAAAGAACTAAAGCTTATTTCCACTTACTGTGATAATGGATTGACAGGAACCAATTTTGACAGGCCAGGGTTTCATGCCATGCTTGATGATATCAAAAGCAGTAAGATTAATTGCGTGGTTGTGAAAGATCTGTCCCGGTTTGGAAGAAATTATATGGAGACAGGGAACTATCTGGAGAATATTTTCCCTTATTTAGGAGTGCGTTTTATATCTGTGAACGATTCTTACGACAGCCAGAAGGCAACGTCCAACGAAGGGCTCTCCCTTTCCCTTAAAAATGTGTACCATCATATTTATGCAAAAGACATTTCTAAAAAAGTCTGTACCTTACTTGATGTGAAGAAAAAGAAGGGACTGTTCTTGGGGAGATTTGCTCCTTACGGGTATAAAAAGTCAGACATGAATCCACGTCAGCTGGAGATAGAAGAAAAAACAGCTTCTGTGGTGAGGGAAATTTTTTTCCTTAGAATGAGTGGGCTGGGGGCTGTAAAAATAGCCAGAAAGTTAAATGACAATGGTATTCCATGCCAGACAAGAAGACTTTATCATATGGGATTATTAAAAGGGACCAGCGGTGAAGCCAATGCACTCTGGTCTGGCTCTTCTATTGTAAGTATTCTTGAAAATCCCGTTTACTGTGGCTGTATGGTGGAGCGTAAAACGGAGCAGTCCTATTACAAAGGCGGCAGAAAGCAAATGATTCCCAAAGACCAATGGAATTATATTGAAAATACCCATGAACCTATTATTGATTGGGAATTGTTTGCAAAAGTCCAGGCTTTATTGGAAGAATCAAGGCAAAGCAGAAAAAATAAAGGAGGAAACCACCGGGAAGATACAGAAAATCCCTTAAAGGGCCTTATTGTATGTGGTTGTTGTCAGGGGAAAATGATACGGGACAGCGGATATTTTAATCAGGATGGAAACTTAATACATCATCGCTTCATCTGCCGGAGAAAGTATTTAAAACAGCTGGGATGCGAGGCAGAAAGTGTACTGGAAGCAGATCTTTTGTCTATGGTGACTGAATCTGTCACAAAGCAGTTAAACGTTCTTGTCAGCCCAGGGTGCCATGAACAGTCTAATATAGTATTTGATACAACCAGGAAGCTGGAACAGAACCAGGCAGCGTTTCTGGGAAGAGATATCAAAGAATTGGAACAGTATCAGAATTATAAACGAGGGCTGTTATCCAAAGAGGAATACGTCAGTATACAAAGAAAATGGGAGGAAGAAAAAGAGATACTTGAGAAAGAGAAGGTAAGGCTAAAGAATCAACAGGCAGAGGAGAAACAAAAGGAGGCGGAACGGATTAAGGCAGATGAAACAAGAGATATGTGGAAATATCTTATCGATAGAATTGTAGTCTGTCAACACTGGGTGGAAATACATTATACCTTCTGTTCCGAATACGATCAGCCCCTTGCTTAA
- a CDS encoding manganese efflux pump, protein MRDIFILVLALSTDSFVASLAYGANRLRISFAKVIAVNLICSGCLGAALMFGSVLNGLVPEAFAKGLGFTCLFFLGAMKLLDFAIKKYINSHVNVRKDLTFSISGLSIIINIYGNPLAADWDQSKSLSWKETVMFSLAMSIDSLVAGGLSGFLMMPPGLTAFISLLVGIVVMYIGLFLGHELSARKDWDLSWVSGLLFLFLAFGKL, encoded by the coding sequence ATGCGTGATATATTCATTTTAGTACTCGCTCTTTCTACGGACAGCTTTGTTGCCAGCCTTGCCTATGGGGCAAACCGGCTTCGTATTTCCTTTGCCAAGGTAATCGCGGTAAATTTGATATGCAGCGGATGCCTGGGAGCAGCTCTTATGTTTGGCAGCGTGCTGAATGGATTGGTTCCGGAAGCGTTTGCAAAAGGACTTGGCTTTACTTGTCTGTTTTTTCTGGGGGCTATGAAGCTTCTTGATTTTGCCATCAAGAAATATATTAACAGCCATGTAAATGTCAGGAAGGATTTAACGTTTTCTATTTCTGGTCTGAGTATTATCATAAATATTTATGGAAATCCCTTGGCAGCAGACTGGGATCAATCGAAATCCTTATCCTGGAAGGAAACAGTCATGTTTTCCCTGGCCATGTCAATTGACAGTCTGGTGGCTGGAGGATTATCTGGATTTCTCATGATGCCTCCGGGCCTGACGGCATTCATTTCGCTGCTTGTTGGAATTGTAGTAATGTATATCGGTCTCTTTTTGGGACATGAGCTATCGGCTCGAAAAGACTGGGATCTTTCCTGGGTCAGCGGACTTTTGTTTTTATTTCTCGCCTTTGGAAAGCTTTGA
- a CDS encoding folate family ECF transporter S component translates to MKKFVTLFTDSYKELKHVRTITTAAMFGALAIILGMFSIDFGNYIRIGFASIPNGIISYLFGPIVGGLFSGSMDVLKYLLKPNGPFFPGLTMVTLLSGFMYGCFYYKKAMTLKRVLISKFIVMLICNVILNTICLSILYGKGFMVILPARALKNLVMWPIDSMIFYTLVKALDTMGVFQIIQKTKATRAK, encoded by the coding sequence ATGAAAAAATTCGTCACTTTGTTTACCGATTCTTACAAAGAGCTAAAGCATGTAAGAACCATCACCACTGCCGCCATGTTTGGCGCCCTGGCAATTATTCTTGGTATGTTCTCCATTGATTTTGGAAATTATATCAGAATTGGTTTTGCTTCCATACCCAATGGAATCATTTCCTACTTGTTTGGCCCGATTGTAGGCGGTCTGTTTTCAGGAAGTATGGATGTATTAAAGTACTTGTTAAAGCCCAATGGACCATTTTTCCCGGGCCTTACTATGGTGACTTTATTATCCGGTTTTATGTATGGCTGTTTTTACTATAAAAAGGCAATGACCTTAAAAAGGGTTCTCATCTCAAAGTTTATTGTGATGCTAATCTGCAATGTGATATTAAACACCATCTGCTTATCCATACTGTATGGAAAAGGATTTATGGTCATTCTCCCTGCAAGGGCATTGAAAAATCTTGTGATGTGGCCCATTGACTCCATGATTTTTTATACCCTGGTAAAAGCACTTGATACCATGGGAGTGTTTCAAATCATACAAAAAACAAAGGCAACCAGAGCTAAATAA
- the fliB gene encoding flagellin lysine-N-methylase — protein sequence MLYTIPHYYHKFHCVAGDCTDTCCAGWSIMIDDKSKKRYWRQKGGFGQRLKKSIDWKNSSFKQCGKRCAFLNRENLCDLYMEAGPDMLCKTCREYPRHTEEFEGIREISLSMSCEEAARIILGTKEPVTFLTKEDEKEEVYPEFDFLLFTKLTDARDLIISFLQDRRFISSHRMALVLGFAHDLQSRIRSGHMYEIDGLLSRYRNESLHSIAEKKLLGRKAQAESRFLKMKELFSIFQELEVLDADWPRYISTIKKLLFEKGIASYEENRSAFYQYLKENPEREEQWEIWCEQLLVYFVFTYFCGSVYDGQPYGKIKLAVVCTLLIQEMAQATFKMREGRLDFSEFVHLTHRFSREVEHSDLNLNALDRIFISDQRFGLSSLLSVL from the coding sequence ATGCTGTATACAATACCTCATTATTATCATAAATTTCATTGTGTGGCAGGAGATTGTACGGATACCTGCTGTGCTGGCTGGTCAATCATGATTGATGATAAGTCAAAAAAACGCTACTGGAGACAAAAGGGTGGGTTTGGACAGCGCTTAAAAAAGTCCATAGACTGGAAAAACAGCTCTTTTAAGCAGTGCGGCAAACGATGTGCTTTCTTAAACCGGGAAAATCTTTGTGATTTATACATGGAAGCTGGACCGGATATGCTATGTAAGACCTGCAGGGAATATCCAAGGCATACGGAGGAATTCGAGGGGATCAGGGAGATTTCCCTATCCATGTCCTGTGAGGAGGCTGCAAGAATCATACTTGGCACAAAAGAGCCGGTTACCTTCCTGACAAAAGAGGATGAAAAAGAAGAAGTTTATCCTGAGTTTGACTTTCTGCTCTTTACCAAGCTGACAGATGCCAGGGACCTCATAATTTCCTTTCTACAAGACAGGAGATTTATCTCCAGCCATCGAATGGCATTGGTATTGGGATTTGCCCATGATCTGCAAAGCAGGATCAGGTCTGGCCATATGTATGAAATTGACGGGTTGCTATCACGGTATCGGAATGAATCCCTTCATTCGATTGCTGAAAAAAAGCTTCTTGGCAGGAAAGCACAGGCTGAAAGCCGTTTTCTGAAGATGAAGGAGCTGTTTTCCATTTTTCAAGAATTAGAAGTTCTGGATGCGGACTGGCCCCGGTATATCAGCACAATAAAAAAGCTGTTATTTGAAAAAGGGATAGCCTCTTATGAAGAGAATCGCAGTGCGTTTTATCAGTACTTAAAGGAAAATCCGGAGAGAGAAGAGCAGTGGGAAATCTGGTGCGAACAGCTTTTGGTTTATTTTGTATTCACCTATTTTTGCGGCTCAGTTTATGATGGACAACCTTATGGAAAGATAAAGCTTGCAGTGGTATGCACTCTGTTGATTCAGGAGATGGCTCAGGCAACCTTTAAAATGAGGGAAGGAAGATTGGATTTTTCTGAATTTGTTCATCTTACCCATCGATTTTCCCGGGAAGTGGAGCATTCCGATTTAAACCTTAATGCATTAGACCGGATATTTATAAGCGATCAGAGATTTGGGCTTTCATCCCTTCTTTCTGTTTTATAG
- a CDS encoding recombinase family protein encodes MVVEIDGQNNIAIYMRISDEDEELETGGESNSIAGQRMLLMDFIRNRIELRDYNVIEFVDDGYSGTNFDRPAVLTLLEMAKRKEVCCIIVKDFSRFGRNYLEVGNYLEQIFPFLGIRFFSVNDGFDSFYSAGAAGALDVGFKNIIYEAYSKDLSVKIKTVRKSKAEQGKFVTAFAPYGYKKEEGNRNRLIIDPECAPIVRRIFTLYLSGVTKTEITRRLNEEGIPSPMTIRKRRREPLNRSVSSNSFLWTVGTVSHILRDQRYTGDAVYGKVRPESVGSKKEIKVPKEQWILVPDAHEGIISHEEYKAAEKRIKHYKKKEKGIGTESLFAKKIRCKACSHTLTKIEKGNKIGYCCKMGRNLYNSTCYQGRIEEQQLKNVIMSSLQKFAFMTSQPLNEQTRKKPVTRNHMTEIKTLQCKLSKLEGKKFSLYEAYKKEKLSQLTFQEKLIELEHSVTILQNQYQTLMENPVLEEEEQFSGCFPLDTCNRAMIDGLIENITVERNGTVIIRWRFMEPFICP; translated from the coding sequence GTGGTGGTGGAAATAGACGGCCAGAATAACATAGCAATTTATATGCGTATTTCTGATGAGGACGAAGAATTGGAAACTGGTGGGGAAAGCAACAGCATAGCCGGACAGAGAATGCTTCTTATGGATTTTATAAGGAACCGGATAGAATTAAGAGATTATAACGTAATAGAGTTTGTGGATGACGGATACAGCGGAACGAATTTTGACCGTCCAGCGGTTTTGACCTTGCTTGAGATGGCAAAAAGGAAAGAAGTCTGCTGTATCATTGTAAAAGACTTTTCCAGGTTTGGGCGGAATTATTTGGAGGTGGGAAACTATCTGGAACAGATTTTCCCCTTTTTAGGAATTCGGTTTTTCTCTGTGAACGATGGTTTTGACAGCTTTTACAGCGCAGGTGCTGCCGGCGCTCTGGACGTGGGCTTTAAAAATATTATTTATGAGGCATACAGTAAGGATCTTTCCGTAAAAATCAAAACGGTACGAAAATCAAAAGCAGAACAGGGAAAATTTGTGACAGCCTTTGCACCATACGGTTATAAAAAAGAGGAAGGGAATAGAAACCGGCTTATCATAGACCCAGAGTGTGCTCCCATTGTAAGGCGTATCTTTACGCTGTATTTATCAGGTGTAACAAAGACGGAAATTACCAGACGGTTAAATGAGGAGGGGATACCAAGTCCCATGACCATAAGAAAGAGACGCAGAGAACCTTTAAACAGATCAGTCAGCAGTAATTCCTTTCTATGGACAGTAGGAACCGTATCTCATATATTAAGAGATCAAAGGTATACGGGAGATGCTGTTTATGGAAAAGTCAGACCAGAGTCTGTAGGAAGCAAAAAGGAGATTAAGGTTCCTAAGGAACAGTGGATTCTTGTTCCTGATGCCCATGAGGGAATCATTTCCCATGAGGAATATAAGGCCGCGGAAAAGAGGATAAAACATTACAAAAAGAAAGAGAAAGGAATCGGAACGGAAAGCTTATTTGCCAAAAAGATAAGATGCAAAGCATGCAGTCATACATTGACCAAAATAGAAAAGGGCAATAAAATCGGCTATTGCTGTAAAATGGGCAGAAATCTATATAACAGCACATGCTATCAGGGGAGAATTGAGGAACAGCAGCTAAAGAACGTGATTATGAGCAGCTTGCAGAAGTTTGCTTTTATGACCAGTCAACCTCTTAATGAGCAGACAAGGAAAAAACCTGTTACAAGAAACCACATGACTGAAATTAAGACCCTTCAATGTAAGCTTAGTAAACTGGAAGGAAAAAAGTTTTCTCTTTATGAAGCCTACAAAAAGGAGAAGCTTTCCCAATTAACTTTTCAGGAAAAGCTAATTGAACTGGAACATTCCGTTACCATTTTACAAAATCAATACCAAACGCTTATGGAGAATCCGGTGTTGGAAGAGGAGGAGCAATTCAGCGGCTGTTTTCCACTTGATACGTGTAACAGGGCAATGATTGACGGATTGATAGAGAATATTACCGTAGAAAGGAATGGAACTGTTATTATCAGATGGAGATTTATGGAACCATTTATTTGTCCCTAA
- a CDS encoding CidA/LrgA family protein, whose translation MRYLRQFSIILFISLIGEIIHLFISLPIPASIYGLLLMLIGLKTKLIPLNAVEDASMFLIEIMPVMFIPAAVGLLDSWGVLGSMLVPFIVITLVSTILVMVITGRVTQFFIRVDKKGKDDDHE comes from the coding sequence ATGAGGTACTTAAGGCAATTCAGCATCATTCTTTTTATCTCTTTGATTGGAGAGATTATCCATCTTTTTATCTCTCTTCCCATTCCTGCCAGCATTTATGGTTTGCTACTTATGCTAATTGGGTTAAAAACAAAACTCATACCTTTAAATGCGGTAGAGGATGCCAGCATGTTTCTGATTGAAATCATGCCAGTTATGTTTATACCGGCGGCGGTAGGACTGTTGGATTCCTGGGGGGTTCTTGGTTCTATGCTGGTTCCTTTTATTGTTATCACCCTGGTATCAACTATCCTGGTTATGGTGATCACCGGAAGAGTCACTCAGTTTTTTATCCGGGTTGATAAAAAAGGAAAGGATGATGATCATGAGTAA
- the lepB gene encoding signal peptidase I, with translation MNEEKNQEDMEKGKINWKKEIFDWVKIILMASAIAFFLNTFIIANSRVPSGSMERTIMTGDRLFGSRLAYKFGEDPQRGDIVIFDHETGPGSQETRLVKRIIGLPGETVDVRENKIYINGSETPLREPYLPEPMETKDFHFEVPKGCYLMFGDNRNNSADARYWPDPYVPENKILAKVLVRYYPGFKTIE, from the coding sequence ATGAATGAAGAGAAGAATCAAGAGGACATGGAAAAAGGGAAGATAAACTGGAAAAAAGAGATATTTGACTGGGTCAAGATAATTCTGATGGCTTCTGCCATTGCATTTTTTCTGAATACATTTATCATTGCCAACAGCAGGGTACCCAGCGGCTCCATGGAGCGGACGATTATGACGGGAGACCGCCTGTTTGGATCTCGGCTTGCCTATAAGTTTGGAGAAGATCCTCAAAGGGGTGATATCGTCATATTCGATCATGAGACTGGGCCTGGATCGCAGGAGACGCGTCTGGTGAAACGAATTATCGGACTTCCTGGCGAGACTGTGGATGTCCGGGAGAATAAAATATATATCAATGGCTCAGAGACTCCTCTTAGAGAGCCATATCTGCCGGAACCAATGGAGACAAAAGACTTTCATTTTGAAGTGCCCAAGGGCTGCTATCTGATGTTTGGGGATAACAGGAATAACTCAGCAGATGCCAGATATTGGCCGGATCCTTATGTACCAGAGAATAAAATTCTGGCAAAAGTACTCGTCCGGTATTACCCAGGGTTTAAGACGATTGAGTAG